One window of Jannaschia sp. CCS1 genomic DNA carries:
- the gyrA gene encoding DNA gyrase subunit A — protein sequence MTDTPEPPENGEDTLPERPEYSGPSIDISAEMKTSFLDYAMSVIISRAIPDLRDGLKPVHRRILFAMHETGNTHEKSYRKSARPVGDVMGQYHPHGDSAIYDALVRMAQDFSMSLPLLDGQGNFGSMDGDNPAAMRYTEVRMDAPAAYLLEDIDKDTVDFQDNYDGKQQEPSVLPARFPNMLVNGAGGIAVGMATNIPPHNLGEVIDACQALIEKPDLSSEELIEYVPAPDFPTGGIILGRSGAQKAYIEGRGSVIIRAKTRTEEIRKDRFAIVIDEIPYQVNKASMIERIAELVRDKKIDGISGVADESDRIGVRVVVELKRDATPEVVLNQLFRFTQMQTSFGCNMLALNGGKPEQLTLRGFLTSFLDFREEVVARRTAFELRKARDRAHVLCGLAVAVSNVDEVVATIRASADAPAARAALMTRAWPAEEILPFIKLIDDPTHVANEDGTYNLSETQARAILELRLQRLTQLGVKEVTDELEELAGKIKDYLAILASRERILEIISNELAEVRAKFAVDRRTEIVEWSGDMDDEDLIERSDMVVTITQGGYIKRTPLADFRAQKRGGKGVAGGSMKDDDVVTSMFVANTHTPLLFFTTGGMVYKLKTWRLPSGSRSSRGKAIVNILPIEIGTGIAAIMPVDRDEEHWDELQVVFCTDRGTVRRNALSDFANVMRNGKIAMKFEGDSEGWRMINARIASNDDDVMLVTKQGRAIRFPATDVRVFNSRASTGVRGIKLGKDDEVVSMSIIRHFDAEASERAAYLKQRRLMAGVTEEAETDEDDVPEGDLSPERYAEMSAAEDLILTITSGGLGKLSSSHDYPVRGRGGQGVSAIDKAMRGGTLIASFPVEMDDQIMLATSTGQSIRVPIDGISFRSRSAGGVKVFNTAKGEDIVSVAYIADQGDEDADVIDEDPAPDA from the coding sequence ATGACAGACACTCCCGAACCCCCTGAAAACGGCGAGGATACGCTGCCAGAGCGCCCCGAATATTCGGGCCCGTCGATTGATATTTCGGCGGAGATGAAGACCTCATTTCTCGACTATGCGATGTCGGTCATTATCAGCCGCGCGATCCCGGATCTGCGCGATGGCTTGAAGCCGGTTCACCGCCGCATCCTGTTCGCGATGCACGAGACGGGCAACACCCATGAGAAATCCTACCGCAAATCGGCGCGGCCCGTGGGCGATGTCATGGGCCAGTACCACCCCCACGGGGATTCAGCTATTTACGACGCGCTGGTGCGGATGGCGCAGGACTTCTCCATGTCGCTACCGCTCTTGGACGGGCAAGGGAATTTCGGCTCCATGGACGGCGATAACCCGGCCGCGATGCGCTACACGGAGGTGCGCATGGACGCCCCCGCCGCGTATCTGCTGGAAGATATCGACAAGGACACCGTCGATTTTCAGGACAATTACGATGGCAAGCAGCAGGAGCCGAGCGTCCTGCCTGCGCGCTTCCCCAACATGCTGGTCAACGGCGCGGGCGGTATCGCCGTCGGCATGGCCACCAACATTCCGCCGCACAATCTGGGCGAAGTGATTGACGCCTGTCAGGCGCTGATCGAGAAACCGGATCTGTCGTCCGAGGAATTGATCGAGTACGTCCCTGCCCCGGATTTCCCCACCGGCGGCATCATTCTGGGCCGCTCCGGCGCGCAGAAGGCGTATATCGAGGGGCGCGGCAGCGTCATCATCCGCGCCAAGACCCGCACGGAGGAGATCCGCAAGGACCGCTTCGCCATTGTCATCGACGAGATCCCGTATCAGGTGAACAAGGCGAGCATGATCGAGCGGATCGCGGAACTGGTACGCGACAAGAAGATCGACGGCATCAGCGGCGTGGCCGACGAGAGTGACCGCATCGGTGTCCGGGTTGTGGTCGAGTTGAAGCGCGACGCGACGCCGGAGGTGGTGCTGAACCAGCTGTTCCGGTTCACGCAGATGCAGACGAGCTTTGGCTGCAACATGTTGGCCCTGAACGGCGGCAAGCCCGAGCAATTGACGCTGCGCGGCTTCCTGACGTCGTTCCTGGATTTCCGCGAAGAGGTTGTTGCGCGCCGCACGGCGTTTGAGTTGCGCAAGGCCCGGGACCGCGCACATGTCTTATGTGGCCTCGCGGTGGCCGTGTCGAATGTGGACGAGGTCGTCGCGACCATCCGCGCCTCCGCCGATGCGCCCGCCGCCCGCGCGGCCCTGATGACCCGCGCCTGGCCCGCCGAGGAAATCCTGCCGTTCATCAAGCTGATCGACGATCCGACCCATGTCGCCAATGAAGACGGCACCTATAACCTGTCCGAGACCCAGGCCCGCGCCATTCTGGAGCTGCGCCTGCAACGCCTGACACAACTGGGCGTGAAAGAGGTGACGGACGAGCTGGAAGAGCTGGCGGGCAAGATCAAGGATTACCTCGCCATTCTTGCGTCCCGCGAACGGATCCTTGAGATCATCTCCAACGAACTGGCCGAGGTGCGGGCGAAATTTGCCGTCGACAGGCGCACGGAGATTGTCGAGTGGTCCGGCGATATGGACGACGAAGACCTGATCGAACGCTCGGATATGGTCGTGACGATCACACAGGGCGGCTATATCAAACGCACTCCTCTGGCCGATTTCCGCGCCCAGAAGCGGGGCGGAAAGGGCGTGGCGGGCGGATCGATGAAGGACGACGATGTCGTGACGTCGATGTTCGTGGCCAACACCCACACGCCGCTCTTGTTCTTCACCACGGGCGGCATGGTCTACAAGCTGAAGACCTGGCGCTTGCCGTCCGGGTCGCGGTCCTCTCGCGGCAAGGCCATCGTGAATATCCTGCCGATTGAAATTGGCACCGGCATCGCCGCGATCATGCCCGTGGACCGCGATGAGGAACATTGGGACGAGTTGCAGGTCGTGTTCTGCACCGACCGGGGCACCGTGCGCCGCAACGCGCTGTCGGATTTCGCCAACGTCATGCGCAACGGCAAGATCGCGATGAAATTTGAGGGCGACAGCGAGGGCTGGCGGATGATCAACGCGCGCATTGCGTCCAACGACGACGATGTGATGCTGGTCACCAAACAGGGCCGCGCGATCCGCTTCCCGGCGACCGATGTGCGCGTCTTCAATTCCCGCGCCTCCACCGGTGTGCGGGGAATCAAATTGGGCAAGGACGACGAAGTCGTGTCCATGTCGATCATCCGCCATTTTGACGCGGAAGCCTCGGAACGCGCGGCGTATCTCAAGCAACGCCGCCTGATGGCCGGTGTGACGGAAGAGGCGGAGACTGACGAAGATGATGTGCCCGAGGGCGATCTGTCCCCGGAACGCTACGCAGAGATGAGCGCCGCCGAGGATTTGATCCTGACGATCACGTCCGGCGGGCTCGGCAAGCTCTCGTCGTCCCACGACTACCCCGTGCGCGGGCGCGGCGGCCAGGGTGTCAGCGCCATCGACAAGGCCATGCGGGGCGGCACATTGATCGCCAGCTTCCCCGTTGAGATGGACGACCAGATCATGCTGGCGACCTCAACCGGCCAATCCATCCGAGTGCCGATTGACGGGATCTCGTTCCGGTCCCGCAGCGCGGGCGGCGTGAAAGTGTTCAACACCGCCAAGGGCGAGGATATCGTCTCCGTCGCCTATATCGCGGACCAAGGCGACGAAGACGCTGACGTGATAGATGAAGATCCGGCTCCAGATGCTTGA
- a CDS encoding DoxX family protein, with product MSDALALVGRLLLASLMLAGTLQKIADPAGAGALLALAELPLWPLWPAGLFTAIAGLGLALGVQTRPLAIVAAGYCIVTSYFHILMDDPWQMTIAFKNWTIAGGYLMLAAHGPGRYALRPAT from the coding sequence ATGAGCGACGCGCTCGCCCTGGTGGGTCGCCTGCTTCTGGCGTCTCTCATGCTGGCTGGCACGTTGCAGAAAATCGCTGACCCCGCGGGTGCGGGCGCGCTTCTGGCCCTCGCGGAACTCCCCCTCTGGCCGCTCTGGCCCGCTGGCCTTTTCACCGCCATCGCAGGCCTTGGCCTCGCCCTGGGTGTGCAAACCCGCCCCCTGGCCATCGTCGCTGCCGGATACTGCATCGTCACCAGCTATTTCCACATCCTCATGGACGACCCCTGGCAGATGACCATCGCCTTCAAGAACTGGACCATTGCGGGCGGCTATCTGATGCTCGCGGCCCATGGCCCAGGGCGCTATGCCCTTCGCCCCGCCACGTGA
- the trmFO gene encoding methylenetetrahydrofolate--tRNA-(uracil(54)-C(5))-methyltransferase (FADH(2)-oxidizing) TrmFO, producing MTQNTQLTIIGGGMAGSEAAWQAANLGVNVRLIEMRPKVETFAHRTGNLAEMVCSNSFRSDDSEQNAVGLLHWEMRAANSVIMHTADSHKLPAGGALAVDRDPFAEAVTAKLHAHPNIEITYGEVTDLPAAGPTIIATGPLTGSALADAIAREAGQDALAFFDAIAPIVYADSIDMDIAWRQSRYDKGDTLEEQQAYINCPLTRDQYEAFIDALLSADKTQFKDGETAGYFDGCLPIEVMAERGRETLRFGPMKPVGLTNPHDPQTKAYAVVQLRRDNALGTLYNIVGFQTKMTYGAQKQVFAMIPGLQEASFARLGGIHRNTFINSPTLLDDQMRLRSKPHIRFAGQITGVEGYVESASMGLLAGRMAAAEILGETLPDLPDTTAMGALVTHITGGADAKTFQPMNVNFGLFPPVEGLKGGRRGRKDRYKAYTDRAKAAWTNWLTPQTSLGGSQAAE from the coding sequence ATGACACAGAACACACAACTCACCATAATCGGCGGCGGCATGGCCGGGTCTGAGGCCGCCTGGCAGGCCGCCAACCTTGGCGTCAACGTGCGCCTGATCGAGATGCGGCCCAAGGTCGAAACCTTCGCCCACCGCACCGGCAATCTGGCCGAGATGGTGTGCTCCAACTCCTTCCGCTCCGACGACAGCGAGCAGAACGCCGTGGGCCTGTTGCATTGGGAAATGCGGGCGGCCAATTCCGTGATCATGCACACCGCAGATTCCCACAAGCTGCCCGCAGGCGGCGCGCTCGCGGTGGATCGGGATCCGTTTGCAGAGGCCGTCACGGCGAAACTACACGCCCATCCCAACATCGAAATCACCTATGGCGAGGTCACCGACCTCCCTGCCGCGGGCCCAACGATCATCGCCACCGGCCCCCTCACCGGCAGCGCTTTGGCCGATGCGATAGCCCGCGAAGCAGGCCAGGACGCGCTGGCGTTTTTCGACGCCATCGCCCCCATCGTCTACGCCGACAGCATCGATATGGACATTGCCTGGCGACAATCCCGCTATGACAAGGGCGACACGCTGGAGGAGCAGCAGGCCTATATCAATTGCCCTCTGACGCGCGATCAATACGAGGCCTTCATCGACGCGCTCCTCTCTGCCGACAAGACCCAGTTCAAGGACGGCGAGACGGCTGGTTACTTCGACGGCTGCCTTCCCATCGAGGTCATGGCCGAGCGGGGCCGTGAAACCCTGCGCTTTGGCCCGATGAAGCCCGTGGGCCTCACCAATCCCCATGACCCGCAGACCAAGGCCTATGCCGTGGTCCAGCTACGCCGTGATAACGCTTTGGGAACGCTCTACAATATCGTGGGCTTCCAGACCAAGATGACCTATGGCGCGCAGAAGCAAGTCTTCGCGATGATCCCCGGCCTGCAGGAGGCCAGTTTCGCGCGTCTGGGTGGCATCCACCGCAACACCTTCATCAACTCGCCCACGCTGCTGGACGACCAGATGCGCCTTCGCTCCAAGCCACATATCCGGTTCGCGGGCCAGATTACCGGCGTCGAAGGCTATGTGGAGAGCGCCTCCATGGGTCTTCTCGCAGGGCGCATGGCCGCTGCCGAGATCCTGGGTGAGACGTTGCCAGACCTCCCCGACACGACCGCCATGGGCGCGCTCGTCACGCACATCACCGGCGGGGCGGACGCGAAAACGTTTCAGCCGATGAACGTGAATTTCGGCCTGTTTCCCCCGGTGGAGGGCCTGAAGGGCGGCCGCCGGGGCCGCAAGGACCGCTACAAGGCCTATACCGACCGCGCCAAAGCTGCGTGGACCAACTGGCTCACGCCCCAGACATCATTGGGCGGATCGCAAGCGGCGGAGTGA
- a CDS encoding class I SAM-dependent DNA methyltransferase, whose product MKSPIDAKLWTPRSVEDTQALYADWAQAYDADMARMSYATPTRIAEALASVWPKRDAPVLDFGCGTGLSGAALRAAGFARIDGTDISPEMLDVARYKALYDTLHLGIPGDVPGAPGDYSAIVATGVVSLGAAPPSMLRVLLDALIPGGRLAFSFNDPTLNDPTYTYALANVLADNIARVEYRAHGPHLSEKVTGSDVIVLLRQ is encoded by the coding sequence ATGAAAAGCCCCATCGACGCAAAACTCTGGACGCCCCGCTCTGTCGAAGACACGCAAGCCCTCTATGCCGACTGGGCGCAGGCCTATGACGCCGACATGGCCCGGATGTCCTACGCCACCCCCACCCGGATCGCCGAGGCTTTGGCGTCGGTCTGGCCCAAGCGGGACGCGCCGGTGCTGGATTTCGGCTGTGGTACGGGCCTGAGCGGGGCCGCTTTGCGGGCGGCGGGCTTCGCGCGGATCGACGGCACGGATATCTCGCCAGAGATGCTGGACGTCGCCCGCTACAAGGCGCTCTACGACACGCTGCACCTCGGCATCCCGGGGGACGTGCCCGGCGCGCCCGGTGACTACAGCGCCATCGTTGCCACAGGGGTCGTCAGCCTCGGCGCAGCGCCGCCTTCGATGCTGCGCGTTCTGTTGGATGCGCTGATACCGGGCGGGCGGCTGGCGTTCAGCTTCAATGATCCAACCCTCAACGATCCCACCTATACCTATGCTTTGGCCAATGTTCTGGCTGACAATATTGCCCGTGTGGAATACCGCGCCCACGGGCCACATCTGTCTGAAAAAGTCACAGGCTCCGACGTGATCGTACTTCTGCGGCAATGA
- the gluQRS gene encoding tRNA glutamyl-Q(34) synthetase GluQRS: MITRFAPSPTGPLHLGHAYSAILAHDMALAEGGHFLLRIEDIDRQRSKPDWEAQIYDDLQWLGLHWDMPVLRQSQRMEAYRAALSDLWQRGFLFPCDCSRRDIQAALSAPQETASPPLGPDGIIYPGTCRHRTPHPNHADPGPMPDGVALRLRVDEHLGVFATPRVGGDVFSFRETGPGHSSDVAFTVDEAIASIGDIALARPDFGTSYHLSVVLDDAAQGVTHVTRGADLFEATKIHVMLQKILGLPTPLYHHHRLIRDDTGKRLAKRNDARAIAKYRADGASPDDVRAMVGL; this comes from the coding sequence ATGATCACCCGCTTCGCGCCGTCGCCTACGGGGCCCTTGCACCTGGGTCATGCCTATTCGGCGATCCTGGCCCACGACATGGCATTGGCTGAGGGGGGCCACTTTCTTCTGCGGATCGAAGACATTGACCGCCAGCGCTCCAAACCGGATTGGGAAGCGCAGATCTACGATGATTTGCAATGGCTTGGTTTGCATTGGGACATGCCGGTCCTGCGTCAATCGCAAAGGATGGAGGCCTACCGCGCTGCCCTGTCTGATCTTTGGCAGCGCGGGTTTCTGTTTCCCTGCGACTGCTCCCGCCGCGATATCCAGGCGGCCCTGTCGGCGCCTCAGGAAACGGCCAGCCCCCCACTTGGACCCGACGGGATCATCTATCCCGGCACCTGTCGCCACAGAACGCCTCATCCCAATCATGCGGATCCCGGCCCGATGCCCGATGGGGTCGCCCTGCGCCTGCGCGTCGACGAACATCTGGGGGTATTTGCCACGCCTCGTGTCGGGGGCGACGTGTTCAGTTTTCGCGAAACCGGCCCGGGCCATTCCTCCGATGTCGCCTTCACCGTAGATGAGGCGATCGCGTCAATCGGCGATATCGCCCTGGCGCGGCCTGATTTCGGGACATCCTACCACCTGTCGGTCGTGTTGGATGACGCGGCGCAGGGCGTCACGCATGTCACGCGGGGAGCCGATCTGTTTGAGGCCACGAAAATCCATGTGATGTTGCAGAAGATCCTGGGCCTGCCCACGCCCCTCTACCATCACCACCGCCTGATCCGCGATGACACAGGCAAGCGCCTGGCCAAACGCAATGACGCCCGCGCGATTGCCAAATACCGTGCGGATGGTGCCTCGCCCGACGACGTTCGTGCCATGGTCGGGCTTTGA
- the hisI gene encoding phosphoribosyl-AMP cyclohydrolase, whose protein sequence is MTQFDPATLRYDVNGLIPCIAQQEGTGEVLMMAWMNADSVARTLESGRVTYWSRSRQAFWVKGETSGHVQELVDLRVDCDRDCLLAVVRQTGPACHTNRRVCFYTSVTSGEEVELMAPE, encoded by the coding sequence ATGACCCAGTTTGATCCGGCGACACTTCGCTATGATGTGAACGGCTTGATCCCCTGTATTGCGCAGCAGGAGGGCACCGGCGAGGTGCTGATGATGGCGTGGATGAATGCCGATTCTGTGGCCCGGACGTTAGAGAGCGGGCGAGTGACCTATTGGAGCCGCTCTCGCCAGGCGTTCTGGGTGAAGGGGGAGACCAGCGGGCATGTGCAGGAACTGGTGGATCTGCGCGTGGATTGTGATCGGGATTGCCTTCTGGCCGTGGTCCGGCAAACCGGGCCCGCGTGTCACACGAACCGGCGCGTGTGTTTCTATACCTCGGTCACAAGCGGTGAAGAGGTGGAGTTGATGGCGCCGGAATAG
- a CDS encoding iron-sulfur cluster assembly scaffold protein — translation MASDTDLIKLYSQRILALAADIPHRGRLDAPQASVKKRAPLCGSTVTVDLSLADGVISEFAQDVKACALGQASAALLGQNIIGRSRLEVEAARDALHAMLKDNGTPPGAPWEGYEVLEPAREYRNRHASIMLSLDATAAAMAEAEQSACA, via the coding sequence ATGGCGAGCGATACTGACCTCATCAAGCTATATTCCCAGCGCATCCTTGCCCTGGCCGCCGATATTCCCCATCGCGGCAGGTTGGACGCGCCCCAGGCCAGCGTGAAGAAGCGCGCGCCTTTGTGTGGGTCGACAGTGACGGTGGATCTGTCCCTGGCCGATGGTGTGATCTCGGAATTTGCCCAGGACGTGAAGGCCTGTGCCCTGGGTCAGGCCTCTGCGGCGCTTCTGGGGCAGAACATCATCGGGCGCTCTCGGCTGGAGGTCGAGGCCGCACGGGACGCTTTGCATGCCATGCTCAAGGACAATGGGACGCCTCCTGGTGCCCCTTGGGAAGGGTATGAGGTGCTGGAGCCAGCGCGCGAGTACCGCAATCGCCACGCGTCGATCATGCTGTCGCTGGACGCCACAGCCGCCGCGATGGCCGAGGCCGAGCAATCCGCCTGCGCCTGA